The following are from one region of the Nicotiana tomentosiformis chromosome 7, ASM39032v3, whole genome shotgun sequence genome:
- the LOC104085158 gene encoding auxilin-related protein 2-like, giving the protein MDELDVLARDFGFRPAGKSAPMRSDAGDRRSSSVRSTTSSPLFDDPDGTLFNDVFGGPPKYTNTTGNSNKSASMNDFNYDSIFKSGNESKSNNNNNDDNMKTSSLPVYDKPVYDEDIFDGLPGVKSKSVSSSTARFEDDVFATMIPPPQRTDHKSHFDDLLGNLGRNEKVAEPKSGKSSGSTEFDDLLAGFGSGSPATSSRSFTESTQPSKPAGNSNRSSSVFDDPFVVLESTSVPANSSPGEFSDPLEEIGKLGKSGTAKTDASSVSGGVFDDLDPLNGFNKPVRPLSPEKKTGGKDRSPSKAGPGRSDAHTSTSRENIGTSSFRSSESHSQKKVRGDQESPLFDMPSEDPLRSFSEAAPPPYADNDLHESNFQVDTSPRSEEQVQSSDDIWLTVSEIPLFTRPTSAPPPSRPPPPIPRRSSKSEASFFASNARRKGDGYSSSPNHNQYSQSPKPVRPAVKSPPVSQLDELEDFARGWPRSSTDENADAFSGEEMNANSVAAASAAAMKEAMDRAEAKFRHAKEVREREYAKSAKSKEDVHLERDEEAINEVQEREFQENQERLENERRQREKEEEERAQRKLERERERARELEKERARQAVERATREARERAAVGARDRAAAEARLKAERAAVEKAAAEARGRAERAAVQRAQAEARERAAAEAKERAEKAAAEAREKEAREKASAVKAEAEARRRAERAAVERAAAEARERAAVEARERVAAAARMNQQRNDNDLESFFSMGRASSAPKTRTSTPDNVFDSQFQTKAGSEGPKSSSGVASSNMRKASSTTSFVDDLSSIFGASASSGDFQDVEGETEERRRARLERHHRTQERAAKALAEKNQRDLQVLRDQEERHRIAETLDFEIKRWAAGKEGNLRALLSTLQYVLWPECGWQPVSLTDLITGASVKKVYRKATLCIHPDKVQQKGATLQQKYIAEKVFDLLKEAWNKFNSEELF; this is encoded by the exons GTACGTTATTTAACGATGTCTTTGGCGGGCCTCCTAAGTACACAAATACTACTGGCAATAGCAATAAGTCGGCGTCGATGAACGACTTCAATTACGATTCAATTTTCAAGTCGGGGAATGAATCGAAgagcaataacaataacaacgaTGACAACATGAAAACATCATCGTTGCCTGTTTATGACAAGCCAGTATACGACGAGGACATATTTGATGGATTACCGGGAGTAAAGAGTAAATCGGTGTCTTCATCCACGGCGAGATTTGAAGACGATGTTTTTGCTACAATGATTCCGCCGCCTCAGAGGACTGATCATAAGAGTCATTTTGATGATCTGTTGGGGAATTTGGGGAGGAATGAGAAGGTGGCTGAACCGAAGAGTGGCAAGAGCAGTGGTTCCACAGAGTTCGATGATTTACTAGCTGGCTTTGGGAGTGGCAGTCCTGCCACCAGTAGCAG GTCATTTACAGAGTCAACTCAACCCTCCAAACCTGCTGGAAATTCAAATAGAAGCTCTAGTGTGTTTGATGACCCTTTTGTAGTTTTAGAGTCGACCTCGGTACCAGCAAATTCTTCTCCCGGGGAGTTTTCAGATCCACTGGAGGAGATTGGTAAGCTTGGTAAATCTGGAACTGCGAAAACTGATGCTTCATCAGTTAGTGGAGGGGTGTTTGATGATCTAGATCCACTTAATGGTTTTAATAAGCCGGTTCGTCCACTTTCCCCTGAGAAGAAGACTGGAGGTAAGGACAGGAGCCCGTCAAAGGCTGGACCAGGAAGGAGTGATGCACATACCTCTACCTCTAGAGAAAATATTGGGACATCGTCATTTAGATCTTCTGAAAGCCACTCACAGAAAAAGGTTCGTGGGGATCAGGAGTCTCCTCTTTTTGACATGCCTTCAGAAGATCCTCTGAGATCTTTCAGTGAAGCTGCTCCACCTCCATATGCAGATAATGATCTTCATGAATCAAACTTCCAAGTAGATACATCCCCAAGATCAGAGGAACAAGTGCAGTCTTCTGATGATATATGGCTTACTGTATCAGAGATTCCTCTTTTTACACGACCTACAAGTGCTCCACCTCCATCTCGACCACCGCCTCCAATACCACGGCGCAGTTCAAAATCAGAGGCAAGTTTCTTTGCTTCAAATGCAAGAAGGAAGGGTGATGGGTACTCCTCTTCCCCAAATCACAACCAGTATTCTCAGAGTCCTAAGCCTGTCCGTCCTGCAGTTAAAAGCCCTCCAGTCTCACAGTTGGATGAACTTGAGGATTTTGCCAGGGGTTGGCCCAGGAGTAGCACTGATGAAAATGCTGATGCTTTTTCTGGAGAAGAGATGAATGCAAACTCTGTAGCTGCTGCCTCAGCAGCTGCAATGAAGGAGGCTATGGATAGAGCCGAGGCCAAATTTAGACATGCTAAGGAAGTCCGAGAAAGGGAATATGCAAAATCTGCTAAGAGTAAGGAAGATGTACATCTGGAAAGGGATGAAGAAGCAATAAATGAAGTGCAGGAACGAGAGTTTCAAGAAAACCAGGAGAGACTAGAAAATGAGAGGCGACAACGGGAAAAGGAAGAGGAAGAAAGAGCACAAAGGAAGCTTGAGAGAGAAAGGGAGAGAGCGAGGGAGCTTGAAAAAGAAAGGGCTAGGCAAGCGGTAGAAAGGGCTACTAGGGAAGCACGGGAAAGAGCAGCAGTTGGGGCACGTGACAGAGCAGCTGCTGAAGCTCGTTTAAAAGCAGAAAGAGCTGCTGTGGAGAAGGCTGCTGCTGAAGCTCGAGGACGGGCTGAAAGGGCTGCAGTTCAGAGAGCACAAGCAGAAGCTCGCGAAAGAGCTGCAGCAGAAGCTAAAGAAAGAGCTGAAAAGGCAGCTGCAGAAGCAAGGGAAAAAGAAGCGCGTGAAAAAGCTTCTGCTGTGAAGGCTGAGGCTGAGGCACGACGACGGGCGGAACGAGCAGCAGTAGAAAGGGCAGCTGCAGAAGCTCGAGAAAGGGCAGCTGTAGAGGCTCGAGAAAGGGTAGCTGCTGCTGCAAGAATGAACCAACAAAGGAATGATAATGATCTTGAATCCTTTTTTAGTATGGGTAGAGCCAGCAGTGCACCAAAGACGAGAACGAGTACTCCA GACAATGTATTTGATTCGCAATTCCAGACTAAGGCAGGATCTGAAGGGCCAAAATCATCGTCTGGTGTAGCGTCCTCCAACATGAGGAAAGCATCTTCCACTACTAGTTTCGTGGATGatctttcttccatttttggag CTTCTGCATCATCTGGAGATTTCCAAGATGTTGAAGGGGAAACTGAAGAAAGAAGAAGAGCCAGACTTGAACGCCATCATCGTACACAGGAGCGTGCG GCTAAAGCTTTGGCTGAAAAGAATCAGCGTGACCTTCAAGTGCTGAGGGATCAGGAAGAAAGACAT AGAATTGCTGAAACATTAGATTTTGAGATCAAGCGATGGGCTGCTGGAAAAGAGGGAAATCTGCGTGCACTTCTATCGACTTTGCAATAT GTGCTTTGGCCTGAATGTGGTTGGCAGCCTGTGTCCTTGACAGATTTGATTACGGGCGCCTCTGTCAAAAAAGTATATAGAAAAGCAACCCTGTGTATTCATCCTGATAAGGTGCAGCAGAAAGGTGCCACCCTTCAACAAAAATATATTGCCGAGAAGGTTTTTGACCTACTTAAG GAAGCATGGAACAAATTCAATTCTGAGGAACTCTTCTAG